One Luteibacter sp. 9135 DNA segment encodes these proteins:
- the fur gene encoding ferric iron uptake transcriptional regulator, with protein sequence MDQETRELRKAGLKVTHPRMRILQIFEEADERHLTAEDIYKRLLAHQEDIGLATVYRVLTQFEAAGIVMKHNFEGGQAVYELDRGKHHDHMIDVDSGKVIEFISEEIERLQHEIAERHGYVIEDHSLVLYVRPKKKR encoded by the coding sequence ATGGACCAGGAAACCAGGGAGCTCCGCAAGGCGGGTCTCAAAGTCACACATCCGCGCATGCGGATACTGCAGATCTTCGAAGAGGCGGACGAGCGCCACCTCACGGCCGAAGACATCTACAAGCGTCTGCTTGCGCACCAGGAGGACATCGGGCTTGCCACGGTGTATCGGGTGCTCACCCAGTTCGAAGCGGCCGGCATCGTCATGAAGCACAACTTCGAGGGTGGGCAGGCCGTCTACGAGCTGGACCGCGGCAAGCATCATGACCACATGATCGACGTTGACAGCGGAAAAGTGATCGAGTTCATCAGCGAGGAGATCGAGCGCCTCCAGCACGAGATCGCCGAGCGGCACGGCTACGTCATCGAGGACCACAGCCTGGTGCTGTACGTCAGGCCCAAGAAGAAGCGCTGA